DNA from Tripterygium wilfordii isolate XIE 37 chromosome 4, ASM1340144v1, whole genome shotgun sequence:
ATGATAAGAAATATTAaatctaaggtaggagtagcaccaaTTGAAATAAGTTGAGAGAGAATCGTTTAAGATAATATAAACATGTTCAACGTAGAACTAACAGTGCGACAATGAggagaatcgagagaatttataaatgataaaagTAAGTAATGAAAGGAAAGATTTAATGTAACATGACTTGAAATAATAAGAaattactccctccgtcccattttaattgtccccttcaattttacacacagtttaagaaagtGCATTACTCctcttcaatttgacatttataccctcatttattgagttggttgttgagctcttcttgcttttcaatttaaggataaataagggtaagatggaaaaaatggataaaattaattttaattaattgaaatggacaattcattttgggacatcccaaaaaggaatagaggacaattaaaatgggacggagggagtatatgAATTCAATAGAAGTTGATGAGAATATGATCCTATATATAAATGAATGACGGTAACGAATATACATAATAaatttccattgattttatcttaAATTTAGGAAGCCGAGCCCAAACCTTTTAGGATAAAGAATTAAAGAGGAGGATGATCATGATGAATACTTACAGGTAAACGTGGTTCAGTTTTCCAATTTAGGCAATGTAGTGTATTCCAACTTCCAAGGTTACCCAAAAAGGGTGACATTGTGAACGAAGATCCCACATCGTCTGTCGTGTTAGAAATATGATAGCTGGTTCTTGAAGGCCGAGACCCAGTACTCTTCCATTGGTTTGTTTTCTGAATCTCGAGACTTAAAACAAAAGACTTAACAAGGTTGGTTAACCCCTGATCTTGCAAATCGGGGTTTATTTAGGTAAACTACACTTGCCTCCATTTGCAGTGTACAAGAATGTTCAAGGACCACGCTAGTTAGAGATATATAGTTCGACACACCTCATATCATGAGTTTAATCACTGTACTAAttccacaaacacaaacacaaaacaaaactgGTTTGTTTTAATTAACCAGTGATCTTTGAATTAAGGTCCTAATGAGAGAACAGTCATCATTTTGTTGTACACGTGGCAATCATTCAAAGGCTTAAACATATCCTCTTTTATGCTGACATGGATTGGCTGGACAACCTCACGTGCCTGCATGGTGTCGTCACGTGCGGATGCCATATGATTTGCAGAACAGGCAAAACCATGTATTTTATTCGAGATAtggatttttttaaatttaattttggaATTGAGTTTTGGGCAAGTCGGTATATATGATTAATTCATGAAGTATGGAACCACacgttaaaaataaaaataaaagaggtGGAGACTCAAATGTTGTCTTGTCTTGGTCTCCCAACATTTTGTTGGGAcaaataatcatattttctgcTGTTGGCATggctatttttattttattagatTAGTCGTGAAATAGTCAATCGATGATACTTTCGCACTCACTCGTAAGTAATTGATGATACTTTCGCACTCCATAAGTAATTTTCTTTGTCCTACATCACAAAAGCCACGAACAATGTGGTATATGAGTTATTATCTAAAAGAAGTgacgagaaaaaagaaaaagaaaaaaagaaacagtaCGTAGGGGAAGAGGGAGACAGCAGTTGTTGCATGAGAGAAACAGAAGATGCGGAAAAGAGTCGGTGTTTAGGAACTTGAACCACCACAGAGACTTACAAACAACAACTTGTCTAATGCCTATTAATGGTGGAGTTTCTCAATATATGCACCAACTCTCTATATTTAACCCTATGCACCTCAACTCTTATTTCTCAATGCATATACTAGAGCAATTAATCTCTGTGACCCCAATATCACCATAACCAAATAACCAGtcgttttttctctctcatcaaaaTGAAGGTATCATCTTCTTACTTACATTTTAAGTATTGCCATTTGGGTTTGTTTGTTAAGGAAGGTTATATTGACTTGTGTTATTGCAGATATTCCAATTCCAATGGATGCAGAACAAAATCACTGGGAGATCATACAATCACAATAGAAAAAACCCAGCTTCAACTGATCATTGTAAGTGTGATCTCTGTATATTGAAactaaaggaagaaaaaaaaaaaaaaagctcttcTCCTCTCCAATGAATAATATAATAGgtaaattatttcaaatttttttatatttctctgCAAGATCTGAAGCAGCAGGTGCCTGAAAAAGAAGAATTCAGTGACTGGCCAGATGGGTTGCTGGCAATTGGAACATTTGGAAACAACAAGGACACTAATACCCAAGAAAATTCACCACAAGATCACCAACAGGAAGAATTTTCACCTGAAGAAGTTGGACAACTACAGACTGAGTTCAATATTTCAATCTTGCATGATGATCAACAAGGGTTTGAATCAGAAAGAAGAGCAAAGGATGATGCAGATCTTGATCAGTCAAATAGTAAAAAAACTGGTCACCTCCACCGCAGCACAAGTTTAGTTGTTGCTAGAGGCAAAGATAATAATATGTGTTTGGAGTTGGATAGTTCAAGAAGAAGTGGCCTAATTAATGGGAAGaagtcattttcttttctgcttAAGAAAGTGTTTGCTTGTAGAGGTGGGTTCACACCTGCCCCAAGTTTAAAGGATCAAATTCCAGACTCAAGAATGgacaaggtatatatatatatcctctaCAAAATCTTATTATAATAAGATTAAATCAACATGATGTTCTAGTTAGTTATAATTTTGGTGTTGAATGTTGTTCACAGTTGCTGA
Protein-coding regions in this window:
- the LOC119996791 gene encoding protein NEGATIVE GRAVITROPIC RESPONSE OF ROOTS-like: MKIFQFQWMQNKITGRSYNHNRKNPASTDHYLKQQVPEKEEFSDWPDGLLAIGTFGNNKDTNTQENSPQDHQQEEFSPEEVGQLQTEFNISILHDDQQGFESERRAKDDADLDQSNSKKTGHLHRSTSLVVARGKDNNMCLELDSSRRSGLINGKKSFSFLLKKVFACRGGFTPAPSLKDQIPDSRMDKLLRLILRKKIHPQSSASTFSAAKKYLENRHMKSEEEPREEGSKWILFWRSELPLHWAAAGELLLQGFLQGDCDACIVDMFSSGSQDKLMAKNVADYSFVNYAAMMSPHCLFDSKLKSLWTVICIMK